The Faecalibacter sp. LW9 genome has a segment encoding these proteins:
- a CDS encoding serine hydrolase domain-containing protein, whose translation MRKNYTPGMQIIVAKQGKVIYDQVFGVQDKNSKKELKWDDLYDVASVTKVTASIPLIMKEFEAGKLHFNQTLGEIDSDLLHSNKSSLKVREVLAHQSGLAPWIGFYKETVNVKNARLYLDFYSRTQDEEHPYRVTDNIYIIKSIKDSIYEDIKLSPLGKKTYEYSDLGYYIFQKRIEGDYKMSYNELLQEKFYRPLGMYRTTYNPKEKFDLDVIVPTAYDKTYRNQLIHGYVHDQGAAMMGGIAGHAGLFSNAMDLAKLMQMYLNKGKYGGREFIKSDVINQFAEKQYPTSNRGAGFDKTLVKSIRGASTEAYGHTGFTGTMVWADPKYDLIYIFLSNRVNISEENNLLSSKKVRENILQAIYDAFLP comes from the coding sequence ATCCGAAAAAATTACACACCTGGAATGCAAATCATCGTTGCAAAACAAGGAAAAGTAATTTATGATCAGGTATTTGGAGTCCAAGATAAAAATTCAAAGAAAGAACTGAAGTGGGACGATCTTTACGATGTTGCTTCAGTGACAAAAGTTACTGCTTCAATTCCTTTAATTATGAAGGAGTTTGAAGCAGGTAAACTTCATTTCAATCAAACGTTAGGGGAAATCGATTCTGATTTACTTCATTCCAATAAATCTTCTTTAAAAGTTCGCGAGGTATTAGCTCATCAATCGGGTTTAGCACCTTGGATCGGATTCTATAAGGAAACTGTAAATGTTAAAAATGCTCGTCTTTATTTGGATTTTTATTCCCGTACACAAGATGAAGAACATCCTTATCGAGTTACAGATAATATTTACATTATTAAATCGATTAAAGATTCCATCTATGAAGACATCAAATTATCACCTTTAGGTAAAAAAACATATGAATATTCTGATTTGGGATATTATATTTTTCAGAAACGAATTGAAGGTGATTATAAAATGTCTTACAATGAATTACTGCAAGAGAAATTTTATCGTCCATTAGGAATGTATCGTACGACCTATAATCCAAAAGAGAAATTTGATTTGGATGTGATAGTACCTACGGCTTATGATAAAACATATCGCAACCAATTGATTCATGGATATGTTCATGATCAAGGAGCAGCTATGATGGGTGGAATAGCGGGGCATGCAGGACTTTTTTCAAATGCTATGGATTTAGCGAAATTGATGCAGATGTATTTGAATAAAGGAAAATATGGCGGTAGAGAATTTATCAAATCTGATGTAATCAATCAATTTGCTGAAAAACAATACCCAACGTCGAACCGAGGAGCAGGATTTGATAAAACATTGGTCAAATCAATACGTGGAGCTTCCACAGAAGCTTATGGCCATACAGGATTTACTGGTACAATGGTTTGGGCAGACCCTAAATATGACTTGATATATATCTTTTTAAGTAATCGAGTGAATATAAGTGAAGAGAATAACCTACTTTCATCAAAAAAAGTAAGAGAAAATATATTACAAGCCATTTACGACGCATTTTTACCTTAA
- the bshA gene encoding N-acetyl-alpha-D-glucosaminyl L-malate synthase BshA, with protein sequence MKIGIVCYPTYGGSGIVATELGMDLAEKGHEVHFFSTNVPARLNIKLPNIYFHRIHVENYPLFQYQPYDLALSTILYDKILHYELDLIHVHYAIPHAYAAYITKQMLARKGYHLPIVTTLHGTDITLVGKHPVYKTAVEFSINESDIVTSVSESLKQDTLKIFDITNDIKVVPNFIDNEQYLPEKCVCCRNNFAEPNEKVILHTSNLRKVKRIQDVISTFNLIQKKIPSKLIIAGEGPEWDLADQMIQEFGIQDKVKSLGMVSDLNDVLKAADLFLLPSEQESFGLAALEAMAANVPVVSSNAGGIPEVNINGVTGFVCPVGDVEMMAEKAIYILEDDARQRQFSQNAKDQALTFDKNNILPQYEHLYRQLIKQ encoded by the coding sequence ATGAAAATCGGAATTGTTTGTTATCCAACATATGGAGGTAGTGGTATTGTCGCTACCGAATTAGGAATGGATTTAGCAGAAAAAGGACACGAAGTTCATTTCTTCAGTACAAATGTTCCTGCACGACTAAATATAAAATTACCCAACATATACTTTCATCGTATTCACGTTGAAAATTATCCATTATTCCAATATCAGCCGTATGATTTGGCATTAAGTACTATTTTATATGATAAAATTTTACACTATGAATTGGATTTAATTCATGTTCATTATGCTATTCCACATGCTTATGCGGCCTATATTACCAAACAAATGTTAGCACGTAAAGGATATCATTTGCCTATTGTAACTACATTGCATGGAACTGATATTACTTTAGTCGGAAAACATCCGGTATATAAGACCGCTGTTGAATTTTCGATTAACGAATCAGATATTGTGACTTCTGTTTCGGAAAGTTTAAAACAAGACACTTTAAAGATTTTTGACATTACGAATGATATTAAAGTCGTTCCAAACTTTATCGATAACGAACAATATTTGCCAGAAAAATGTGTATGTTGTCGTAATAATTTTGCGGAGCCAAATGAGAAAGTCATTCTTCATACATCAAACTTGAGAAAAGTAAAACGAATTCAAGATGTGATTTCTACTTTTAATTTAATTCAGAAGAAAATTCCATCAAAATTGATTATTGCGGGAGAAGGACCTGAGTGGGATTTGGCGGACCAAATGATTCAAGAATTTGGAATCCAAGACAAAGTAAAAAGTTTAGGAATGGTGAGTGATTTAAATGATGTTTTAAAAGCTGCTGATCTATTTTTATTACCTTCTGAACAAGAAAGTTTTGGTCTAGCTGCTTTAGAAGCAATGGCAGCTAATGTTCCTGTAGTTTCTTCTAATGCTGGAGGTATTCCAGAAGTAAACATTAATGGAGTGACAGGATTTGTCTGTCCTGTAGGAGATGTTGAGATGATGGCAGAAAAAGCCATTTATATCTTAGAAGATGATGCGAGACAACGACAATTCAGTCAAAATGCAAAAGATCAAGCCTTAACTTTTGACAAAAATAATATTTTACCTCAATACGAACATTTGTATCGTCAATTGATTAAACAATAA
- a CDS encoding glycoside hydrolase family 3 protein: MKKYLFAILSSFTLFVNAQQDSPLYVDSIQLKWVDDQYQAMSLEEKVGQLFVVAAYSNRDVAHENEILKLIQEEHIGGLIFMQDQAVKQIELTNRYQAASKTPLIIGVDGEWGLAMRLKGVERFPWNMTFGALQDEQLVFEAGQQIGKQSNRMGIHFNFAPSVDVNVNPNNPIIGNRSYGSDPENVGKKGAAFMKGQQSMRVLASAKHFPGHGDTDQDSHKTLPLISANKADLEKYHVAPFRQLIKEGVQAVMVAHLNVPALEPDPKTPSTLSKRIITDYLKGELNFKGIVITDALNMDGVAKMYAPGEVDYRAFVAGNDMLLFSQGVKTGKQKIISAFEKGEITEERLAESVKKILMAKYLVGLHQFQPLVATNVIEDLNSDENLALTQKIFEQASTVVKNDNQILPIQDLTSKIAFVPLEQNDYKEFYTHLRKYADVELVQISNPSQLSKLAKYDYVIYGAFLSNESVYKSYKLSENSKSILKATPTDKKTIFTLFTSPYGLKDVDLTNLDAVLVQYQNTKNTQQIAPQVIFGAIGGNGKLPVDINAHLKYGQQIKTNPIDRLGFTSPNNVGVSKKKF, from the coding sequence ATGAAAAAATATTTATTCGCAATACTTTCATCCTTTACATTATTTGTAAATGCACAACAAGATTCACCTTTATATGTAGATTCTATCCAATTGAAATGGGTTGATGATCAATATCAAGCCATGTCTTTGGAGGAGAAAGTGGGACAGTTATTTGTCGTAGCGGCTTATTCTAATCGCGATGTAGCCCATGAGAATGAAATTTTAAAATTAATCCAAGAAGAACATATTGGTGGTTTGATTTTTATGCAGGATCAAGCTGTAAAACAAATCGAATTAACGAATCGATACCAAGCAGCATCTAAAACGCCTTTAATTATTGGTGTGGATGGAGAATGGGGATTAGCGATGCGCCTAAAAGGGGTAGAACGCTTTCCTTGGAATATGACGTTTGGTGCGTTACAAGATGAACAATTGGTTTTTGAAGCAGGCCAGCAAATTGGGAAACAATCGAACCGTATGGGAATTCATTTTAATTTTGCTCCATCGGTTGATGTAAATGTCAATCCAAATAATCCAATCATTGGAAACCGTTCTTATGGTTCTGATCCAGAAAATGTAGGAAAAAAAGGAGCTGCATTTATGAAGGGACAACAGTCTATGAGGGTATTGGCATCTGCTAAACATTTTCCTGGGCATGGAGATACAGATCAAGATTCGCATAAAACATTGCCTTTAATATCAGCCAATAAAGCGGATTTGGAAAAATATCATGTGGCACCATTTCGCCAATTAATCAAAGAAGGTGTTCAAGCTGTTATGGTAGCACATCTTAATGTTCCTGCTTTAGAACCTGATCCTAAAACACCTTCAACCCTATCTAAAAGAATCATTACTGATTATCTAAAGGGTGAACTTAACTTTAAAGGAATTGTTATTACAGATGCTTTAAATATGGATGGTGTAGCCAAAATGTATGCACCAGGAGAAGTGGATTATCGTGCTTTTGTTGCTGGGAATGATATGTTATTATTTTCTCAAGGGGTAAAAACAGGTAAGCAAAAAATAATTTCTGCTTTTGAAAAAGGTGAAATTACTGAAGAGCGTTTAGCTGAGAGTGTAAAGAAAATTCTGATGGCGAAATATTTAGTAGGTCTTCATCAATTTCAACCTTTAGTAGCGACAAACGTAATCGAAGATTTAAACTCTGATGAAAATTTAGCATTAACGCAAAAGATATTTGAACAAGCTTCTACTGTGGTTAAAAATGATAACCAAATTCTACCTATACAAGATTTAACGTCTAAAATTGCCTTTGTTCCATTAGAACAAAACGATTATAAAGAGTTTTATACACATTTAAGAAAATATGCGGATGTAGAATTGGTTCAAATATCAAATCCATCTCAATTGTCAAAATTAGCAAAATATGACTATGTAATTTATGGTGCATTTTTATCTAATGAAAGTGTATATAAATCATATAAATTATCAGAAAATTCAAAATCAATTCTTAAAGCAACTCCTACTGATAAGAAAACGATTTTTACGTTATTTACAAGTCCATACGGTTTAAAAGATGTGGACTTAACGAATCTAGATGCTGTATTAGTTCAATACCAAAATACTAAAAATACACAGCAAATCGCACCTCAAGTAATCTTTGGAGCAATCGGAGGGAACGGTAAATTACCCGTTGATATTAATGCTCATCTAAAGTATGGACAACAGATTAAAACCAATCCAATTGATCGTTTAGGTTTTACATCGCCAAATAACGTTGGTGTTAGTAAAAAAAAATTCTAA